Below is a genomic region from Tumebacillus amylolyticus.
GTTCAGTGCTTTTCATAGACACATTACGCCCCTTGCTTCAATTCTTCGGATGCATCCTGTAGATAACAATCGGCAATTTCCTCATCCAGCATCGCGGACAAGCTCGCCTCGGAACAATACATACGAGCTTCTTGGAACGCCAGCACAGCCTGGCAAAACTCCCCCGTCGCCTTCGCCATGTACCCCTCCGTGATTTTTTCATTCAACCACTCAGGAGACACAGCCTCCACAACAGGTGCCTCAACAGGAACTACTTCTACTTCCACCTCAGGCTCTGCTTCTACCTCAGGTTCTGCTTCTACCTCAAGTTCTGCTTCCACCTCAGGTTCTGCTTCCACCTCAGGTTCTGCTTCCACCTCAGGTTCTGCTTCCACCTCAGGTTCTGCTTCCACCTCAGGTTCTGCTTCCACCTCAGGTTCTGCTTCTACCTCAGGTTCTGCTTCTACCTCAGGTTCTGCTTCTACCTCAGGTTCTGCTTCTACTTCTGGTTCTTGTCCTATAAGTACAGGTGCTTGTTCTTGATCTTCATATGTAGTATTGCGGCAGAGGCTTAGCGCGAGGATGGCACAGGAGCATGTCGCGGCCAGCGCGAGGTGTGACACTTGCGGGGCCAGCAGCGGAACCAGTGCGAACGTCACCAGCGCGACGACCAAACTCCCCAACCAACGCATCGCCACCGACCAATTTCGGTAATACGATACCTCCTGATACAACCCCGTACACGCCAGAGACAAGCCAACAGCCAATGCATAGGTCACAAACATTGCAAGTCGCGGCCTCCCAACACACAAGTTAAAGAAACGGTGCGCCTCATGATTAACTTCTATCTTAATCTCCCCCACAAGTTTGCGCGTGAGACAAAAGGATTATTTTAAAACAACCCCCACACACCTTTAGTCCTACCTTCAATCCATAAAAAAACACCCCGGACTCCTGAGAGTCCGGGGTGTTTTTTGCAAGGAAGAAACCCTCGCTTACGCCATGCCAGCTTTCTTTTTCCATTCAAGAAGCTGATCTTCCATGGTGTTGAACGGTTCGTTAGAACCTTCGGTCTTGTAGGACATCGGTGCGGAAGAACCCTTCTTACCTGCGCCCTTCGGACCTTTGTTGTTGGTACCGCCGCCACGGCGCGGACGGTCGTTAGAACCTTCCGGCTTCGGTTGGGTTTCTTTGATCGAAAGGGAGATCTTGCCGCCCTCTACGTTCAAAACCTTAACTTGAACAACATCGCCGACTTTGAGAACGTCGTTGATATCATTGACGAAGGTATGAGAAACTTGGGAGATGTGGACGAGACCGGTTTGGCCCTCGGCAACTTCCACAAATGCACCAAACGATTTAATACCCGTGACTTTACCTTCAACGACAGAACCGACTGTGATAGACAAATTGCAACGCTCCTTTTTTGACAAACAAAAGATGTTTCCTATTATACAATTTCTTTCGCACAAACACCACAAAAAAATGATTTGAAATCAACATGTCTTTTTTGCTACAATTTAGTGTATCAACCTGTCCTAAGGCAGGTTTCGAGGAGGTAGCATTACATGCAAGGTACTGTTAAATGGTTCAACGCAGAAAAAGGGTACGGTTTTATCGAGCAAGAAGGCGGCGAAGACGTGTTCGTTCACTTCTCCGCAATCCAAACCGAAGGCTTCAAAACCCTCGACGAAGGCCAAAAAGTTGAGTTCGAAATCATCGACGGCCCGCGCGGCAAGCAAGCTGCGAACGTAACCAAGCACGCTTAATTCCCACGCACTCCACGAGAACGTTTCGTTTACTATAAAGGAACTGGACGTTTTCTACTGCGAAGAGGAACACACAGCAAAAAAGTCTCCGGCGACTCACCTCGCCGGAGACTTTTTATTAGAACGTGTAGCTCACAAAGTGCCTTCTTGTTGCTCCGCCCACCACAAATACGCGTCATGCAGGGTCGGCGAAACATGGCTGACTTCACCCTCGGGCACACATTTCGCAATCTCGCGCACGCAGACATGCGTCTCGTCTTGCTTCAACGCGAGCACCAAGCGACCGTCTTCGGACGGCACTTCCTCGGTCAAGTAGACGAAAACTTTGCCCTCGACCCACTCATACGCCGTGTGGGTGTCGACGACGACCGCGTCCTTGCCGGGATGGAGGAGGCAGACTTTGTCGAGCAGTCCTTCTACAGCATGGTCCGGTGCGTCGGCAACGACGACGACGCGGTCCTTGGCAAGCTCGCGCAGGAAGTGACCGATGAACAAGCGTTCCGACTCGCTCAAGCCGTTGAGCACTTCATCGAGCAACAGAAGCTTCGGATCGTGCAACAGTGCGCGCGCGACCAACGCTTGGGCCTTCGCCAACTTCGGCAGATTTCCAACCGTTCGCTCGGCATACGCGGTCAAGCGCATCCGACTCATCGCGTCCAACACGAGATCCGGCGTAACTCCTGTCTCCAGCAGATAATCCAACACGGTATATGTTTCAAAAGCCTCCAACTCCTGCGTGACGTAACACACCTCGCCCGACGCGTGAGCAGCGTCCGACTCGATGATCTGCTTCAAAAGCCGTGTCTTCCCCGCACCACGCGGACCCAACACTGCGTTGAAACCCGTCTCGAATTGCAGACCGTTAACTTCGATCATCATTGCAACAACACCCCCGTTTTCTAGCTCTTCCCCTTCATGACTGCGTAGACCGTACATATAAATACAGTTGGCTATGTACTCAAGTTTAGCGTCATTGACTATTTAGACGCTTGAGACCCCCATTCGGTTTCACTTTTCCGCAAACATTTTGCAAAAAAGCCTCCTCCTATTAGTCAATATGTATTATAGACTAGATTCATATTGCCAACAATCGACTTTTTTGACCCTTTACGTGTCGAAAAAATTTTGTTTACAAGGTAAAGGGTTTCCAATCATTCCATCGAACTATATGGACAATCCCCCGTCCCTCTTTTCGAATACTTTGTCGAAGGGAGGCATGAGAGATGACACAACTAAGCAGCGCGTTTCTCCGCAAACGCGATTTGGATCAATTGAAGGACGAGGAACTGGAGGACCTGGACTACCACCTGCAGAACCGTCGCAAAGGTCTGTTGCAGAAGCTGGATCAGATCAACCGCGACCTCCTCGACATTGAGGCCGATCAACAAAAAGTCAACGACACGATGTCCAAACGACAACATCTCGCCTAAATTTCAAGGGAAGACGCAACAAACTTTGTGGCGTCTTCCCTTGACTATGATTAAATTCTTGTAAATAATAATACATATAAAAATAAGAATAAGACCAAAGAAAAAGTGATTCCGATATCGAGAGTTTTTGGGGAGGGGATATCGTGTATGCTTCCAGAGGTTGGACGCGGTTTGGCCTCTTCGTTTTGCTGGTAGCCGGGACAGGCTCCTTGGTGTTGAAAGCCAAGGCGTGCGTTCACCTGCTGCGGAATTCGTCCGAAACGCCTTGGGGGGCGCTTACGGAATGGGGATTCACCTCGGTTTTTGTGCTCACCACGCTTTTGTTTTTCATCAACGCCGCACGTCGCAAATCGAAAAATCTCGACTCCGACACGCTCGTGCAATTGATCACGCCCTTTATGGACGAAGGGGTCGAGCACGTGCATGGCGAACCGAGAAAAGTCCCCCCCTCTGTCTACCATTTGTTGCAATCGCTCGATGTTCAGCGCAACATCATGCGCCAGTGCTTTGAGCATGCGCCGTTTGGCGTGTTGTTTCTCGCCCGCCGTCAGTCGATCGTCTACGCCAATCCCGTTTTTTTGCAAATGGCCAAACGATCTGCTCAAGAGCTCTACAACAAGCAGGAGGAAGCGTTTCAATCGTTGTTCGTCCAAGACGGGGCGGAGACTTGGTTCTCCACGCACGGAACGGCGCAAGGGACGCTGAAACGCAATTCCGGCTTCTTGCGCACCGTTGACGATGCGCTGCTTCCCGTGCTGGTCACCGGATTTCCGCTAACGGGCAACCAGCTCACAGAACCGGCCGGCTTCATCCTGTTCATCGAAGACATCTCACCTTCCCATCAATTACGCATCTTGCAGCAACAACATTCCTTCGTTTTGAACTCCCTGCACCACGGAGTCGTCGTCACCGACCTCGACTTTGAGGTCTCCTACACCAACGACTCGTTCGCCGAGATGTTTGGTTTGGAGAATTCCACGATGGTCGGGCAGAGACTTGGGCAGATCGTACCGCTTGAAGCAGGCCTTTCTTGCCAACTGGCTCGACAAGCTCTGGCCGCTGACGAGAGCAGGTTCGCCCAGTTCGAGTTCCCCATGAAGGAGGGCGGCGTGCGCCATCTCCAAATCACAGCGACCCCGCTTCGGGACGCGACGTCTGCCCACATGGGCATGCTCTTGCTCTACCAAGACCGTTCCGCAGAAGTGGAGTTGCAAGAAACGATGCGGCGCAACGACCAGTTGGAGACCGTCTCCCAGATGGCCGCCTCCATCGCGCATGAAGTGCGCAACCCGATGACCAGCGTCCAAGGTTTCTTGCAATTGATGGCCCGGGAGATCGACCCCAAGCACACGCACTCCATGTACTTGTCGGTCATGGAAGAAGACCTCAAGCGCATCAACGGCATCATCACCGAATACTTGAACTTCTCCCGCATGGACAACGGCGCCAAGGAACCCATTCAGATCGGCACACTCCTTCATAATACATACACGCTGTTGCAAAGCGAGGCCAATCTCAAGGGAATTCAGATTGAGCTTCGTCTGCCGGACACCGATCCGTTTTTGACCGCCAACACGAATTCGCTGAAGCAAGTCTTGATCAACCTCGCCCGCAACGCCATGGAAGCGATGAGCGAAGTGGGCGGCGGCCTGCTGACGCTCAGTCTCGAAGAGACGCCCGACGGCGTCTGTCTGCTCGTGCAAGATACGGGACCAGGCATCCAGCCTGAACATCTCGCGCGAATCTTCTCTCCGTTCTACACCACGAAGCACACGGGGACGGGTCTCGGACTTTTTATCTCCAAGAAGATCATCGAGGAGCACAACGGCACCTTGCAAGTCACCACCGAACTCGGCGTCGGCACCGCGTTTCGCATCTTGCTCCCGAGCTGAGTGAAAAAAGGAACCAAACCGCAACGGCGGTCCGGTTCCTTTTTTTATTCCAACCCCGCTCGCAGAGAGTTGATGTGCATGCGCAGCCAGATGTTGTCCGGGTCACGCTCCGCCACTTTCATCAGACATTCCAACGCTTGCTGAGGACGTCCGTCGAGGTGGTAGAGTTCGGAGAGCACGACGCACGAACTCTGGTGCTCGGGAAGCGTTTCAAGAAGCGATTCCAAGAGGCCGATCAGCCAACTGCGGCCTTTTTTTTGCACATCGGGCGGCGGCGCTTGTTCGCCAAGCCAGCCATGCACCCCATCGACGAGGCGTGTGGCGAGGTCGATCCGCTCATCCGGTCGCTCGACGAGCGCTCGAACTCCTTCAAATAACACCTGCACCCACTCCAGCGGTCGTCCCGACTCCGCCAAGAGCTCGGCGTAATTCACATAGACATTCCAGTGCGGGTCGAGGGCCCGCATCCCGTTTTGAAACGCCGTTTCCGCTTCTTCCAACCGGCCCAGCCTCTGCAACGTGACGGCGAGATTGGCATGAAACGCTCCCGAGATCGGGGAGAGTTCGACCAAACGACGGAAGAGGGTCGCCGATTCCTCATGGCGGTCGCATTCGCCGAGTACGACACCCAGTTCGTTGAGCAACGGGATGTTGTCGGGGTCGCTGACCAAGCCAAGTCGCAGTTGGGCTTCCGCTTCTGCAAATCGCCGAGACTCTCGATAGGCGGAACTCAAACGATGATGCGAGTTGAACGCAAGCGGCGCGAGTTCGCGGGCTTGCTCCATGACACGAATGACGTCTTGCACTCGTCCGTCCGCATGGTACAGCCATCCGAGTGCTTCCCATGCTTTGTGCATCTGCGGTCTGACGCCCACCAAGCGTTCCAACGTCCGCACGCCAAACGCCAACTCTTCCTCAAGTCCGACATCGAGCGCAGCCCCGATCAATTGTTCCGCGCCTTCCTCCCACGTCGGGTCTTGCTCGACCGCTTCGAAAAAATCCTCGAACACGTCCTCGCGCTGGATCTCCTCCCCCACTTCGGATGCCAGCATCCGATCCAAGGCTCCAAAAAACGCCGCATTCGCTTCCCAACGCGGCGAGAGGTCCTCGCATCCGGGAGCCAAGTGCGCTCGCTGCGGCTCGATCTCCGCCAGCATCTCTTGCAAGACCGTTGCAAAAAACGCTCGGCATTCGCCAAGCGATCCAATCACCGTGCGCGACGTTTCGCGTCCGCTCCTCACTTCAACCACTTGCAATCCGATCCGTGCGTCCTCATCGGCCAACACCAATTCCCCGCCGACCACGAAATCCGCCTCGTACTGCTCGCCAATTTCACAAAGCTCTGCCACCTGCTGCGTCTGCCCGGAGATCACCAACTGCGGGCCGTCATCCCCATCCAAACAGAACGGGGCAAAAACGGCCTCGAGCTTCTCCATCGCTTCCAGTCGTAAACTTAAATAGCGGGGAATTTGGCGCGCATAGGCGCACATTCTCTCCCCTTGTGAGTCCGGCAAACTCCACGGCAACATCAGCACACGCAACACACGCAACATCCCCCTTTCCAGAAAAAACCGACCAAAAACCCTAACATCTGACAGGATTCAACCCGCTCATTGACGAAGTACGTACAGGTAATTTAGAAATTTAATACCAAAGGAGGAAACCGTGTTGGCTCAGCACCGTCGCACATCGCGTCTCGCGATCGCCCTGCTGACCGTTCTCACCCTGCTCTTAGGCCTGCTCCCCGGGTTTGCGGAACGTGTCTCAGCCGCCGAACTGATCTCTTTGTCCAGAAGTGACTTTGTGATCGGATATCCGCCGACCACCGTCACGCTGACCGGGACCGATCTGTACAAATTCAGAAGCGATACGCGTGTCTATCTGTTTGATTCCAGAAACCAAGACACAAATGCGATCGCAGGGGTCCAAGTGGTGGACAGCAAACATCTGAACTTTACGTTGCAACCGGGGCTTGCGTCCGGAAAGTACACGATGCTGATCGTCTCGTACACCCAAACGACGGTCAACCTCAACGTCCTGACCAGCTACGATCCGACCAACATCACCGTCACACCGGGGGCCAATGACGATATTCGTGTCGATTGGAACGATCCAAGCGCCCTCGAAATCAACGACATTGTCATTCAGTATAGTCTTATCGATCAGAATTCTTACGTGTCGCCGGTTCACGTTCCTCGTGGCGTGGGCACCTACACGATCAAGAATTTACCGAACAACAAAACCTACAAGATCATGATCTATGCCACAAAAACGAACGGCTCCCGCACAGACGGAGTGGAGTTGACCAACGGCGGCCTCGGCTACAAAGCGGTCGATACCACGCCGCCGGGCGACATCACCAATTTGAACGTCTCCACGATTCCGAACGGATTCGTGCTGAACTGGCGCGATCCGATCAACCCGGACTACCCGACCAACCCGGCGCTCTCCGACTTGAGCCTCATCACCGTCCAGTATGCGGAGCACGGCACAACCAATTGGTCGGACGGCTTCGTAGTCGCCAAAGGGGTCCAGACTGCCACGCTCTCGCCGATGAACACGGCGAAACGCTATGACTTCCGCTTCACCAAGCTCGATGTAAACGGCAACTGGAACTACCAGGTGGACAATCACAACGGATACGGCTATACGGCAGATATTGTCCCGCCAAGCGATGTGTCCCAGTTGAGAGTCTCTGTCGCGTCTGACACCAGTGCGTATATCACATGGTATGACCCGACGGCGACAGACTTTCACCACGTCAACTTTTACTTGAAAAGCCCGTTGTCCCCAGACTGGATCTTGGTCGGACGTGCGGACAAAGGCTTGCAGAACTTCCAATTGAACGGCCTCACACCGGGAATCGACTACACGCTGAAAGCGACGTCCGTCGACCAACTCGGCTACGAGACCTCCGGCACGCAAGCCAACACGTTCCGCACGAATTCGCTGAGCGACATCTCCGATTTGACCAACGTAAGCATTGCGCAAGAAGTCAGTGGCGGGCTTCAGATGACTTGGCTCTCTGACGCCGTCTCTTCCGTCAACTTCAACCGCTTCAAGATGTACTACGCACCGGTCAACTCGACCAATTCTGCAGACTACAAACCGACCAGCCTCTCGAACTTGGGCACCAAGACCGCTTCGCTTCGCGACATGCCGCGCGGTCTCTACCAACTCGACATGCGC
It encodes:
- a CDS encoding S1 RNA-binding domain-containing protein codes for the protein MSITVGSVVEGKVTGIKSFGAFVEVAEGQTGLVHISQVSHTFVNDINDVLKVGDVVQVKVLNVEGGKISLSIKETQPKPEGSNDRPRRGGGTNNKGPKGAGKKGSSAPMSYKTEGSNEPFNTMEDQLLEWKKKAGMA
- a CDS encoding cold shock domain-containing protein, which gives rise to MQGTVKWFNAEKGYGFIEQEGGEDVFVHFSAIQTEGFKTLDEGQKVEFEIIDGPRGKQAANVTKHA
- a CDS encoding ATP-binding cassette domain-containing protein — protein: MMIEVNGLQFETGFNAVLGPRGAGKTRLLKQIIESDAAHASGEVCYVTQELEAFETYTVLDYLLETGVTPDLVLDAMSRMRLTAYAERTVGNLPKLAKAQALVARALLHDPKLLLLDEVLNGLSESERLFIGHFLRELAKDRVVVVADAPDHAVEGLLDKVCLLHPGKDAVVVDTHTAYEWVEGKVFVYLTEEVPSEDGRLVLALKQDETHVCVREIAKCVPEGEVSHVSPTLHDAYLWWAEQQEGTL
- a CDS encoding ATP-binding protein, yielding MYASRGWTRFGLFVLLVAGTGSLVLKAKACVHLLRNSSETPWGALTEWGFTSVFVLTTLLFFINAARRKSKNLDSDTLVQLITPFMDEGVEHVHGEPRKVPPSVYHLLQSLDVQRNIMRQCFEHAPFGVLFLARRQSIVYANPVFLQMAKRSAQELYNKQEEAFQSLFVQDGAETWFSTHGTAQGTLKRNSGFLRTVDDALLPVLVTGFPLTGNQLTEPAGFILFIEDISPSHQLRILQQQHSFVLNSLHHGVVVTDLDFEVSYTNDSFAEMFGLENSTMVGQRLGQIVPLEAGLSCQLARQALAADESRFAQFEFPMKEGGVRHLQITATPLRDATSAHMGMLLLYQDRSAEVELQETMRRNDQLETVSQMAASIAHEVRNPMTSVQGFLQLMAREIDPKHTHSMYLSVMEEDLKRINGIITEYLNFSRMDNGAKEPIQIGTLLHNTYTLLQSEANLKGIQIELRLPDTDPFLTANTNSLKQVLINLARNAMEAMSEVGGGLLTLSLEETPDGVCLLVQDTGPGIQPEHLARIFSPFYTTKHTGTGLGLFISKKIIEEHNGTLQVTTELGVGTAFRILLPS
- a CDS encoding tetratricopeptide repeat protein — translated: MLRVLRVLMLPWSLPDSQGERMCAYARQIPRYLSLRLEAMEKLEAVFAPFCLDGDDGPQLVISGQTQQVAELCEIGEQYEADFVVGGELVLADEDARIGLQVVEVRSGRETSRTVIGSLGECRAFFATVLQEMLAEIEPQRAHLAPGCEDLSPRWEANAAFFGALDRMLASEVGEEIQREDVFEDFFEAVEQDPTWEEGAEQLIGAALDVGLEEELAFGVRTLERLVGVRPQMHKAWEALGWLYHADGRVQDVIRVMEQARELAPLAFNSHHRLSSAYRESRRFAEAEAQLRLGLVSDPDNIPLLNELGVVLGECDRHEESATLFRRLVELSPISGAFHANLAVTLQRLGRLEEAETAFQNGMRALDPHWNVYVNYAELLAESGRPLEWVQVLFEGVRALVERPDERIDLATRLVDGVHGWLGEQAPPPDVQKKGRSWLIGLLESLLETLPEHQSSCVVLSELYHLDGRPQQALECLMKVAERDPDNIWLRMHINSLRAGLE